The genomic interval ACCTGTGACgtgtcccccctcccccccctctgcAGGTCACCTGTCCCccacagagacagacggagacatGTTGGGCTACGACCTGTACAGCTCTGCGCTGGCTGACATCCTGAGTGAACCCACCATGCAGCCGCCCATCTGCGTGGGTCTGTACGCCCAGTGGGGCAGCGGAAAGTCCTTCCTGCTGAAGAAGCTGGAGGgttagtaacacacacacacacacacacacacacacacacacacacacacagagagacacacacacacacacacacacacacacacacacacacacacacacacacacagacacacacacacacacacacacacacacacacacagagagacacacacacacacacacacacacacacacacagagagacacacacacacacacacacacacacagagagacacacacacacacacacacacacacacagagacacacacacacacacacacagagacacacacacacacacacacacacacagagagacacacacacacacacacacacacacacacacacacacacacacacacacacacacacacacacacacacacacacacacacacacacacacacacacacacacacacacacacacacacacacacacataacaagTTTGTTGTCACACATGATGTATGAAGctccttcccctcctcctccccctcttcctccccctccccctcctcctcctcctcttcctccccctcctcctcctcctcctcagatgAGATGAAGACGTTTGCTGGGCAGCAGGTCGAGCCCTTGTTCCAGTTCTCCTGGCTGGTGGTCTTCctgtctctgctgctctgcagcTCCGTGGCCGTCGTCCTGGGCTTCACCGTCGACCCCAAACTGGCCATGGCGGTGTCCCTCAGCCTGCTCGCTCTGCTCTACCTCTTCTTCGGTAAGACGctaaggcgtgtgtgtgtgtgtgtgtgtatctgtgtgtgtgtgtgtgtgtgtgtgtgtgtgtgtgtgtgtgtgtgtgtgtgtgtgtgtgtgtgtgtgtgtgtgtgtgtgtgtgtgtgtgtttgtgtgtgtgtgtgtgtatctgtgtgtgtgtgtgtgtgtgtgtgtgtgtgtgtgtgtgtgtgtgtgtgtgtgtgtgtgtgtgtgtctgtgtgtgtgtgtgtgtgtgtgtgtgtgtgtgtgtctgtgtgtgtgtgtgtgtgtgtgtgtgtgtgtgctagtgtgtgtgtctgtgtgtgtgtgtgtgtgtctctgtgtgtgtgtgtgtgtgtgtgtgtctcgtgtgtgtgtgtgtgtagtgtgtgtctcgtgtgtgtgtgtgtgtgtctctgtgtgtgtgtgtgtctgtgtgtgtgtgtgtgtgtgtgtgtgtgtgtgtgtgtgtgtgtgtgtctgtgtgtgtgtgtgtgtgtgtgtgtgtgtgtgtgtgtctctgtgtgtgtgtgtgtgtgtgtgtgtgtctgtgtgcgtgtcaagtacctcaacatttggacttaagtagtGTACTGGAATAAATTAGTTACAGTCCAGCGCTGGTAATACTTTTTCCTCCCCCCCCACTCTTCTTCTTCAGTGGTGGTGTACTTCGGCGGGCGGCGGGAGGGCGAGAGCTGGACATGGGCGTGGTTGCTAAGCACCCGTCTGGCCCGTCACCTTGGTtacctggagctgctgctgaggCTGATGTTCGTCAACCCGCCAGAGCTGCCGGAGCAGAGCACCAGAGCACTGCCCGTCAGGTAACGCCCTGTTCCCCaaccccaccagactccatgtaaataatcaggacttttagcgtgtatagagccagcatatctccaccagactccatgtaaataatcaggacttttagcgtgtatagagccagcatatttccaccagactccatgtaaataatcaggacttttagcgtgtataaagccagcatatctccacatgtacatgggtgaattaagggtttatttcaaccaaaccagagtggtgattgttggaacttttgatagttttatttagtttctgtccactttgaatgaagtgtgttttacgatgataaaagttctgattatttacatggagtctggtgggtttggtgatggtgatttttttcagtcactcagacacagaaacatgaaaacattgaGTCCAGGGTGTAAAAACAACCTTAAAGTTTAAACCCCTTAAACAATCTGTCTCCCCCGCAGGTTCCTGTTCACTGACTACAACCGGCTGTCGAGCGTGGGCGGCGAGACATCGATGGCCGAGATGATCGCCACGCTGTCCGACGCCTGCGAGAGAGAGTTTGGCTTCCTCGCCACGCGCCTTTTCAGAGTGTTCAAAACTGAGGAGACGCAAGGTGACCATCtgggtcagacacacacacacacacacacacacacacacacacagacagacaggcagacagacagacagacacacacagtgcctAACTTCTTATTCTTCTGTGGTGTCTCAGGTAAGAGGAAGTGGAAGAAGACGTGCTGCGTGCCGTCCTTCGTCCTCTTCGTCTTGGTCCTCGGCTGCCTGCTGGCCGGCATGGCGCTGCTCGCCGTCTTCAAGCTGCAGCGGGAGAACCGCACGGTGAACGGCGTGCTGGTGGCGCTCGGCAGCGTGGTCGGCCTGGCGCTGCTGCTCAACGTGCGCACCTGGTGGCAGGTGAGCGACTCGGTGCTGCACTCGCAGAGGAAGAGGCTGCACGGGGCCGCCAACAGGATGCACAAGCTCAAGAGTGAGGGATTCAtgaaggtaaacacacacacacacacacagacacacacacatacacacacacacacacacacacacacacacacacacacacacacagacacacagacacacagagagagacacacacacacacacacacacacacacacacaaacaacagaaGTCTGCTGTTTGATGATCAATCTGATGGGAGATATTTTAAAGCCGGAGAAAAGGAATAACAGAGCAGATGACACTGAATATAATGTGGACCGGCCtcaccaccagactccatgtaaataatcaggacttttatcatggtaaaacacacttcattcaaagtggacagaaactaaataaaactaccaaaagccgtcttggttcatctttccactgttccaacaatcaccactctggtttggttgaaatgaacccttaattcacccatttacatgtggagatatgctggctttatacacgctaaaagtcctgattatttacatggagtctggtggagatatgctggctctatacacgctaaaagtactgattatttacatggagtctggtggagatatgctggctctatacacgctaaaagtcctgattatttacatggagtctggtggagatatgctggctctatacacgctaaaagtcctgattatttacatggagtctggtggaaatatgctggctctatacacgctaaaagtcctgattatttacatggagtctggtggagatatgctggctctatacacgctaaaagtcctgattatttacatggagtctggtggagatatgctggctctatacacgctaaaagtactgattatttacatggagtctggtggagatatgctggctctatacacgctaaaagtcctgattatttacatggagtctggtggagatatgctggctctatacacgctaaaagtcctgattatttacatggagtctggtgggtttggtgacgatgattttggggctgtttcatgttaaactaaaaggatcctttccataatgttgtcagacacttagaataataatctgagtctgtcagtacTAAGTGTAACGTGAGGCGTGTTGTGTCCTGCAGGTGCTGAAGACGGAGGTGGAGCTGATGGCGAGGATGGCGAAGACAATCGACGGCTTCACGCAGCATCAGACGCGGCTGGCGGTCGTCATCGACGGACTGGACTCCTGCGAACAGGACAAAGTTCTGCAGATGCTGGACACGGTgagaacatttcacatttaggGTCCTATCCACCTgagcaatacacacacacacacacatatttatacatatatatatatgtataaatatgtgtgtgttcctcaGGTGCGGGTTCTGTTCTCCAAAGGCCCGTTCATCTCCATCTTCGCCAGCGACCCTCACATCATCATCAAGGCCATCAACCAGAACCTGAGCAGCGTGCTGCGGGACTCCAACATCAACGGACACGACTACATGAGGAACATCGTGCACCTGCCCGTCTTCCTCAACAGCAGAGGGCTGTCCAGCGCCAGGAAGATGGCCGCCGCCGCCGCGCCCGCCAACGGGGACACCGCCAACGCCGACAGTAACCCTGGCAACACGCCTGACTCTGTTAAAAACTACAATGTGGTgacgtaacacacacacagaggagatgCTTGGGTATCGTTTtaatgtgtctgcctgtctgtctgcctgtctgtctgtctgcctgtctgtctgtctgcaggttgGCATGAGGAGCTGGACAGGAAACTGTCTCAGCACAGTTTGGGAGAACTGACCAAGTTTGGCAGCAAGACGACGCTCAACCGCCGGGTGAGAgacaaacagatacacacacgcagacacacacacagacacacacacagagacacacacacacacacacacacacagacacacacacacacacacacacagacacacacacagagacacacacacacacacacacacacacacacacacacagacacacacacacacacacacacacacacacacagacacacacacagagacacacacacacatacacacacacatacacacacacacacacacacacacacacacacacacacacacacacacacacacacatacagacacacacacacacacatacatacagacagacacacagaatatAAATATGAAGTGTAACTGTGagttatgtatgtgtgtgtgtgtgtgtgtgtgtgtgtgtgtgtgtgtgtgtgtgtgtgtgtctgtgtgtgtgtgtgtgtgtgtgtgtgtaggacacCTACCGGCGTCGGCATGCCCAGCGCTCCGTGACCCGCCAGATGTCCTTTGACCTGACTAAGCTGATGGTGACGGAGGATTGGTTCAGTGACATCAGCCCGCAGACCATGAGGCGCCTGCTCAACATCGTGTCCGTCACAGGCCG from Sander vitreus isolate 19-12246 unplaced genomic scaffold, sanVit1 ctg758_0, whole genome shotgun sequence carries:
- the LOC144514931 gene encoding kinase D-interacting substrate of 220 kDa B-like; its protein translation is DGETPLIKATKMRNIEIVELLLDKGAKVSAVDKKGDTPLHIAIRGRSRRLAELLLRNPKDGRLLYRPNKAGETPYNIDCSHQKSILTQIFGARHLSPTETDGDMLGYDLYSSALADILSEPTMQPPICVGLYAQWGSGKSFLLKKLEDEMKTFAGQQVEPLFQFSWLVVFLSLLLCSSVAVVLGFTVDPKLAMAVSLSLLALLYLFFVVVYFGGRREGESWTWAWLLSTRLARHLGYLELLLRLMFVNPPELPEQSTRALPVRFLFTDYNRLSSVGGETSMAEMIATLSDACEREFGFLATRLFRVFKTEETQGKRKWKKTCCVPSFVLFVLVLGCLLAGMALLAVFKLQRENRTVNGVLVALGSVVGLALLLNVRTWWQVSDSVLHSQRKRLHGAANRMHKLKSEGFMKVLKTEVELMARMAKTIDGFTQHQTRLAVVIDGLDSCEQDKVLQMLDTVRVLFSKGPFISIFASDPHIIIKAINQNLSSVLRDSNINGHDYMRNIVHLPVFLNSRGLSSARKMAAAAAPANGDTANADSWHEELDRKLSQHSLGELTKFGSKTTLNRRDTYRRRHAQRSVTRQMSFDLTKLMVTEDWFSDISPQTMRRLLNIVSVTGRLLRANQITFNWDRLASWINLTEQWPYRTSWLILYLEESDGVPEHATLRTIYE